The following is a genomic window from uncultured Draconibacterium sp..
CCCACCGGCATTTGTCGTTCACTCGTTGGATGACGATGTTGTTCCGGTTCAAAACAGTATTAAATATGCATTAGCGATGAAGAAACACCATGTACCCTGCGAACTTCATATATACGAATCGGGAGGACACGGTTATGGAATGGCTCCCGGAGGAAGCACTCAATCTATGTGGCCTGAAGTCTGCCTTAAATGGCTTGACGCAAATCGTTTTTAAAAGCCTCGAATTCTGAAGAGTGAACTAATGCTTAAAGTACATCGGTTTTAAAATATTGAAAAAATAGCCATCCTTGTATAAATCATTATTTTAAGCTTTTTCTTGCTGATTGGGCCTGTTGCATGGATGTAGGAAAGACAGCACTCGTTGTCGGGGATTTTAAATCAGAATCCACGAATTGGTAGGGACGTGAATGAGCCGACGTTCCGTTGGAAATTGCATGAACATTAAAAATTCGTCAGAAACAAACAGTTTTGTTTCTGGCGCATTTTTGCATTATCAATACCGGGAAAATACACCCGGATACTATCTGGGAAACATTGTAGTACCCTGTGGGCTTTGTTGTCGTGTATTTTTGTGCTTGAATTCATTGAGATATAGAACAGACAGTAAGAAGAGGACTTAAAGGAGATCTTTAATGTGAGGACTGGCTGGTGTTCAATCAGGAATCGTTTCGCAAAATTTCAAATACCAAATAATTGATAATAATGTCTACTTTAAAAACAGGATTTGTTTCATTTTTCATTTCCGCGATGGCTCTTTGGGCTTCTGCTCAAAAACCTACGCCAGTTTACCTTGATGCAACCAAGCCCATAGAAGAACGGGTTGAAAGTGCACTTTCGTTGATGACTACCGAAGAAAAAGTGGCTTTGTGCCATGCGCAGTCAAAATTCAGCTCAAAAGGAGTTGCCCGGCTGGGGATCCCGGAAGTTTGGTCATCCGATGGATCTCATGGTATTAGTGACGAAAATGTTTGGGACGAATGGGGCGGGGCAGGATGGACCAATGACTCCTGTACTGCGTTTCCGGCGCTAACTGCTTTGGCTGCTACATTCAATCCCGACTTGTCCATGCTTTATGGAAAATCCATAGGAGAAGAAGCCCGGTACCGCAACAAAACAGTGTTGCTTGGACCCGGAGTAAACATTTACCGCACACCCCTAAACGGACGGAACTTTGAGTATATGGGAGAAGATCCTTACCTGGCATCGTGCATGGTTGTTCCATATGTTGAAGGAGTTCAGGCAAACGGTGTTGCTGCTTGTGTAAAACATTTTGCATTAAACAACCAGGAAATCTGCCGGGGCGAAATAAATGTAAACTTGAGCAACCGCGCCCTGCACGAAATTTATCTTCCGGCTTTTAAAGCGGCGGTGCTAGATGGTAAAGTTTGGTCGATTATGGGAGCCTACAACAAAGTGCGGGGCGAGCATTGCTGTCATAGTGACTTTTTACTGAATAAAATACTAAAGAATGACTGGCAGTTTGACGGCGTGGTGATCAGCGATTGGGGTGGTGTTCACAGCACCGACGAGGCCGTTAATAATGGTCTTGACATTGAAATGGGAACCTATACCAATGGTTTAACAACGCAGGGACATTTTCCATATTCAAGCTATTATCTGGCTGATTCCTTTCTGGAAGGACTTAAATCGGGAAAGTACGACAGTTTTGTACTTGATGATAAAGTGCGTCGCATCCTACGGATGATTTTCCGGACCACTATGAGTGCCAACCGTTCATTCGGGAAATTTGTATCGTCCGAACACAGCCAGGCAGCACGTAGAATTGCCGGCGAGGGAATCGTGCTTTTAAAAAATGATAATCAGTTTCTTCCCATGGCCGCCGGTAAATACAAAAAAATAGCTGTTATCGGGGAAAATGCTTCCCGCAGCCTGGTTGTAGGCGGAGGTTCCACTTCGCTAAAAGTGGCGTATGAAGTATCGCCTTTGCAAGGGTTGAAAGACAAATACGGCGAAGCCAACATTGTGTACAGCATGGGCTACGCATCCGGGCCTTCACTCTACGGTCGGGAAGAACCTTCGAAGCTAAATGCCGATTCACTGGTGAATGCAGCTATCGAAGTTGCCCGCAATGCCGATGTCGTGCTTTTTGTGGGCGGCCTCAACAAAAACTTTTTTCAGGACTGCGAAAGCGGCGACCGTAAGTCGCTCAACCTTCCTTTCGGACAGGATAAGCTGATTGAAGAGCTTCTCAAAGTGAATAAGAACACAGCTGTTGTGCTGCTTAGCGGAAATGCGGTTGCTATGCCGTGGGTGGACGAGGTTTCGGCGATTGTACAGGGATGGTACCTTGGTTCGGAAGCAGGAAATGCTTTGGCCGATATTATTTCAGGAGATGTGAATCCTTCGGGTAAACTCCCTATTTCGTTCTTGAAAAAA
Proteins encoded in this region:
- a CDS encoding glycoside hydrolase family 3 C-terminal domain-containing protein, translating into MSTLKTGFVSFFISAMALWASAQKPTPVYLDATKPIEERVESALSLMTTEEKVALCHAQSKFSSKGVARLGIPEVWSSDGSHGISDENVWDEWGGAGWTNDSCTAFPALTALAATFNPDLSMLYGKSIGEEARYRNKTVLLGPGVNIYRTPLNGRNFEYMGEDPYLASCMVVPYVEGVQANGVAACVKHFALNNQEICRGEINVNLSNRALHEIYLPAFKAAVLDGKVWSIMGAYNKVRGEHCCHSDFLLNKILKNDWQFDGVVISDWGGVHSTDEAVNNGLDIEMGTYTNGLTTQGHFPYSSYYLADSFLEGLKSGKYDSFVLDDKVRRILRMIFRTTMSANRSFGKFVSSEHSQAARRIAGEGIVLLKNDNQFLPMAAGKYKKIAVIGENASRSLVVGGGSTSLKVAYEVSPLQGLKDKYGEANIVYSMGYASGPSLYGREEPSKLNADSLVNAAIEVARNADVVLFVGGLNKNFFQDCESGDRKSLNLPFGQDKLIEELLKVNKNTAVVLLSGNAVAMPWVDEVSAIVQGWYLGSEAGNALADIISGDVNPSGKLPISFLKKLEDIGAHSFDELCYPGDSVNVYYKEDILVGYRWLDTKKIEPLFPFGYGLSYTTFAWSKPSVDRSEVNADGTITVSFTLTNTGKVDGAETAQLYVSKPKSGVTRAAKELKAVKKVFLKAGESQLVTLKVPVSSFAYYNEQENGWDVEPGSYMLLLGNSSRDIKDKLAVDID